ACGGAACCTGGTTTTGCTCACTTCTCTTAGAATCTACTACCAAGATACTACAGATTGGGTCATAAGTGCACGGTACAAAAATGGATCGTAAAGACCGTGTAAAAAAGGCGTTATTTCCTATTTTGCTAATTGCACTTCTAGAACTTTTGTGCTATCCTGAGTATCCTTCTGGAGGATAGCTTTTATGCTGTTTCGTATTACACTTAAGTCAAGCGTCGATACGATAACATCGAAACGACAGCGGCGAAATAGCATATCGAGCTAACATCATCATAAACACCCTATCAACGATAAAAAACCTGCCGATATATTGAGTACAGGACAAAACCTTATGGCGAAACGGGCTAGTAAAAAAACGGATGTGGTGATGGCAAATGGTGATGAAGGGCGCATCAAGGCTCTCGATGCCGCTCTGACAGATATCACCAAGCGCTATGGTGACGGCACAATTATCCGTCTGGGCGATGCTGCCCATATGCAGGTTGATGTGATCCCAAGCGGCTCCCTGGGCCTGGATATTGCGATTGGCGTTGGCGGGATTCCCCGTGGCCGCATCACAGAAATCTATGGGCCGGAATCGTCCGGTAAGACGACGCTTTGTTTGCATGTCATTGCGGAAGCACAAAAACGCGGCGGCCTATGCGCATTTATCGATATGGAACACGCCCTAGACCCGCAGTACGCCTCACGCATCGGTGTGGATATTGAACGTCTCTATGTGACACAGCCGGATACAGGCGAACAAGCGCTGGAAATCGCGGAGACGCTGGTACGCTCCGGTGCGCTGGATGTGATCGTGGTCGATAGTGTGGCTGCACTCGTCCCCCGTGCGGAAATTGAAGGCGAGATGGGCGATTCTCATGTGGGTTTGCAGGCCCGTTTGATGAGCCAGGCCCTGCGTAAGCTCTCCGGCATCGTGAAGCAATCCGGCTTGTGCCTGCTGTTCACCAACCAGCTCCGTGAAAAAATCGGCGTCATGTTCGGCAATCCTGAAACACAGCCCGGTGGCCGCGCGCTCAAGTTCTATTCCAGCGTGCGCCTGGATATTCGCCGGACGCAGTCGATCAAATCTGGTGGCGATGTCGTCGGTAACCGCACCAAGATTAAGGTGAAGAAGAACAAAGTCGCGGCACCTTTCCGCGAGGCTGAATTCGACATCATGTTCTTTGAAAACGGCATCAGCAAGACGGGCGAAATCGTCGACCTGGGCGAGCAACTCGGCCTGGTGGAAAAGCGTGGTGCTTTCTACCGCTACAATGATGAGCTCATCGGCCAGGGGCGTGAAAATGCCAAACAGTTCTTGATGGAAAACCCCAACATCGCCATGGAGATCGAAGATGCCATTCGTCGGCATTACGAACTGCCCACCCTGGCGGAAGCGAACGCTGAGTTAGTCGAAGAATAAGCGACACAAGAACGCGACGCGAGAATACAGCTCAATTCAAAAGAGGCAAGCCATTAGGGCCTGCCTCTTTTTTGTTCTATTAATCTGTTTTGTAGAAATCCGTCAGAGCCTTCATTGAGGCTAGATCACCCGTTGCCGCGCGACTTACCAGTATCCCCCACAATAATAAAATGAGCCCTCTGGCGGCGCTGGGTCCGAAGGCATTTCAAACATAGTTTCTGCCGTTGGGTCAACCATGTTACATATTGTAGTGGCTTCTTCAATATCTCTTGCCACATAAACCATCACTAAAAAACTTATGTCGGGCGCGGTCGAGGCACATGACGATTCTGCGTCGTAGTACGCAGTAATAGTTTGCGGCCCTGTACCACCCGGCCAATAGAAGGAAGTCGGCCCATGGGGATTCGTATATTTATAGCAACCCTCAGGTGCAGGCATAATGGATGTATTCGTTGGCGTTGGTGGTATCGTTGGTGTAGGGGTGCTGGTAGGCGTAGCGGTACTGGTCAGCGTGGGGATGGCCGTCGGGAAGATCGTCCCTGTGGGTGTGTATGTGGGTGTGTAGCTAGAAATTGGCGTAAACGTTACGGTCGGGTCGGTAGGTACGCCAGGGTCATTGGAGCCATCAGACGAAACCACTTTAGGCAATGGCGGTAGAATCCAACGATATTGAGAGGGAAAATCTTCCCGCGCAATAAGTCCTTCGTTGTAGCGAATCAGATACCAGCCTGCGATCCAATCGATTTCAGTCTGGCAGCGGCCTTCCATAGTCCCGCCCTCGAAGCAAGCATTTGCACGTTCATTGATTCTAGGATCATTCGGATTGCCCCGGTCATCAAACCCAATGGCTGCAAAGACCAAGCTCACGATGAGGAACAAAGAAAGAAAAGTCACAAATGTGCGGACGATAGTGTTCATATTTTTGCTATTGTTGCCTTTACACACAGACTTCTATGTCCAGACATTATAACATATTTCAGAAAAGAAATATATCGTAAAAATAGCATTTTCCATATGTGGAGGTATGAAACAGAGGAATGCAAAGAGGCGCGATGTTCGCGCCTCTAGCATGACGTGACTCACTAAACTTCGATGGGCTTTTCCTCATAGGGGGCGCCCAGGCGGCCCTGCTCTTCATCCACGACTTCCGGCTCCAACTTGGTATAGAGCGGCTGCGGTTCGCGCAGCTTTTGCCCTTGTTGCAAATTGCTCTTTTCCCAGGTGCCCGTTTGCTTGGCTGGATCGTAAATCAGAGCCTTATGCTTGCGCTCATCTTCAGTGTATTCTTCAATCTTGAGATCACCAAAGAGCTGCCCATCATAGCCAAGCATCTCGTGCACCTGCTGGCTGCTGAACGGCAGGAAGGGCGATAAGATAATCTTGAGGTTATCAATCGCACGCAGGGCCGTATAGATGGACCGGCCAGCATCGTTCTTATCTTCTTTGTAGGTCTTCCATGGTGCGCGCTCATCCAGATAGCCATTCACCTCGCGCGCCAGGGCCATTGCTTCTGTGAGTGCTTCGCGCAGCTTGACCTGCTCCAACAATGAGCCAACTGTCTCGAAGCCGCTTTCGATGCGCTCGATGAGGGTATTATCGACGATCGTCAGTTCATCGGTGACGGGTACAATGCCATCGTAGCGCTTGTAAGCAAAGCCAACGACGCGGTTTACGAGATTGCCCCAGGCCGCCAAGAGTTCATTATTCACACGGGTATAGAAGCCATCCCATGTAAAGTCACTATCGGCTGTTTCCGGCAAAGTACGAGCCACATAATAACGCACTGCATCCGGCTGAAAGCGCTCCAGAATATCCGGCAGCCAGATCGCCCAGTTGCGGCTCTTGCTAAACTGTTTGCCTTCAATATTCATGAATTCATTGGCGGGCACATCATATGGGAGCTGCAAGGACTTACTTTCGTCATCTTCATAGAGGCGCTCCACACCCATCAGCTCCGACTGCCAGATCACTGTATGGAACGGGATGTTATCTTTACCAATGAAGCAGTAACCCTGATTTTCAGGGTTATACCACCAATCTTTCCAGGCGTCGGGCTGGCCGTTATTTTTGGCCCATTCCACACTG
The Phototrophicus methaneseepsis DNA segment above includes these coding regions:
- the recA gene encoding recombinase RecA, whose product is MANGDEGRIKALDAALTDITKRYGDGTIIRLGDAAHMQVDVIPSGSLGLDIAIGVGGIPRGRITEIYGPESSGKTTLCLHVIAEAQKRGGLCAFIDMEHALDPQYASRIGVDIERLYVTQPDTGEQALEIAETLVRSGALDVIVVDSVAALVPRAEIEGEMGDSHVGLQARLMSQALRKLSGIVKQSGLCLLFTNQLREKIGVMFGNPETQPGGRALKFYSSVRLDIRRTQSIKSGGDVVGNRTKIKVKKNKVAAPFREAEFDIMFFENGISKTGEIVDLGEQLGLVEKRGAFYRYNDELIGQGRENAKQFLMENPNIAMEIEDAIRRHYELPTLAEANAELVEE
- the metG gene encoding methionine--tRNA ligase, whose protein sequence is MTKNIHISVAWPYANGDLHVGHLAGAYLPADIFARYQRLKGNKVLMVSGSDSHGTPIVVEANKRGITPREVFEHYHERFLLTQQKIGISYDLFTHTDTENHRKIAQDFFLKLLEKGHLKKETQELLYSEKEERFLPDRFVEGTCYICGYESARGDQCDNCGNLMETTKLINPHSISDPSDKLVVRSTEHYFLDLPQFIDQLTAYLDSHEGHWRPQVMNFSKNFAKDLKARPITRDIDWGIDVPLDDFGDKKMYVWFEAVMGYFTASVEWAKNNGQPDAWKDWWYNPENQGYCFIGKDNIPFHTVIWQSELMGVERLYEDDESKSLQLPYDVPANEFMNIEGKQFSKSRNWAIWLPDILERFQPDAVRYYVARTLPETADSDFTWDGFYTRVNNELLAAWGNLVNRVVGFAYKRYDGIVPVTDELTIVDNTLIERIESGFETVGSLLEQVKLREALTEAMALAREVNGYLDERAPWKTYKEDKNDAGRSIYTALRAIDNLKIILSPFLPFSSQQVHEMLGYDGQLFGDLKIEEYTEDERKHKALIYDPAKQTGTWEKSNLQQGQKLREPQPLYTKLEPEVVDEEQGRLGAPYEEKPIEV